The following coding sequences are from one Microbacterium wangchenii window:
- a CDS encoding cupin domain-containing protein: protein MRSWYPPAATASAAVYDELLRAPSMSVGSYVIPAGTADPQQPHTEDEVYIVLAGSARLEAPGGSAAAVPGAVLFVPAGEEHRFVEIADDLHVIVVFSPAEHTGATPAAVSPPAR from the coding sequence ATGCGATCGTGGTATCCCCCGGCCGCGACGGCGAGCGCCGCGGTCTACGACGAACTGCTGCGCGCGCCGTCGATGAGCGTCGGCTCCTACGTCATCCCCGCCGGGACCGCCGATCCCCAGCAGCCCCACACCGAGGACGAGGTGTACATCGTCCTGGCCGGGAGCGCGCGTCTGGAGGCGCCGGGCGGGAGCGCCGCAGCGGTGCCGGGGGCCGTGCTGTTCGTCCCGGCCGGGGAGGAGCATCGCTTCGTCGAGATCGCGGACGACCTGCACGTGATCGTCGTCTTCAGTCCCGCCGAGCACACGGGCGCGACGCCCGCGGCGGTCAGTCCACCAGCGCGATGA
- a CDS encoding SCO4848 family membrane protein gives MDTALAILLLVNAAFNVLVWPRFYGRVAKDPRARDAAGKPTRFLIVHAVLIALALVLALVSAIAGVIALVD, from the coding sequence GTGGACACCGCCCTCGCCATCCTGCTGCTGGTCAACGCCGCCTTCAACGTGCTGGTCTGGCCGCGGTTCTACGGGCGCGTCGCCAAGGACCCGCGGGCGCGGGATGCGGCCGGCAAGCCCACGCGATTCCTGATCGTGCACGCCGTCCTCATCGCTCTCGCCCTCGTCCTGGCGCTGGTGTCGGCGATCGCGGGCGTCATCGCGCTGGTGGACTGA